Genomic window (Pogoniulus pusillus isolate bPogPus1 chromosome 17, bPogPus1.pri, whole genome shotgun sequence):
CTGACATTACCAAATAATGTTTGAAGAATGTTTGTCTTAGAGACTGAGGTTTCAATTTAGAAAGGTGTGGCTGTTCATTGGAAGTATTTAGGTGTGTGCTGAAATACAGTCCAGAACTGAGGCTGAGGTTTGTGAATAACATAGTAACATTTCACCTTCTGTATCCTGCAAGGGCACAGGTGTAAGGCTGTCAAGTTGCTGCTAGTGAGAGCAAATATTTCAAGTACACGCTTCTAAGAAAAAGTGCTCTGAAGTACATGAAAGTTATAGTGACAACCAAAGTATAAACTACTTTATGTTCTACATTACTGATTGCCAAGGTAGCACATAGAATCTGATTTTACCTCGTCTCTATGTTAAAGACTTTGCAGGTAGTATCTTACATCAAATTATTAATGCAGTACACATGATAATAAACAGACTGGTCCAGCAGTTCAGTTTATAAAGCAGTAGGTTTGGTTGTTAGCAAAGTGAGCTTCACAATAGTCCCTCAGAATATTCCCATGTTATTAATGatcactgcttttatttttattttaagccTCCATTTTCAGTGCCCTAACCAGCTGCAGAACTGTATGGTACAAGCCACCAGCCCTCTAGCAAGAGTCACGGtagaaaagagaaagacagagTAGAAGTGGAATTCAGATATCTAAATGCTATTGATGCTTTTGAAGCTGTCCTAAAGTTTAAGGGAAGTATTAATAAATCTGCCTTATGAGTCTTTTAGCCAagtacagcagaaaaaaaaaaggttattgGGAATTAAAATGTTGTATGAAAATTTTAAATCACAAGCACTTAAGTAAGCAGCTGTTCTAATGCTAAAGAAAATAGACCCTTGAGTCTTTAGTGTTATATTTATTATCTGAATTCTCTAATAGGTATGTTTTCCTAATGTTTTTGAAGGTATGAGAGTAGGCAAGAAACCTTTCCCTCACAGGCAGCCTCATGTGATAATGTTCCACTTGTCAGAACACTAGAAAGGCAGTAAGCATCTGTATTTCTTCACTGGAAAGCTTCTGTTGTATAAACCACAAGAGATTTTAGCTTGTGAAGCTCTCTTGCCTGGctagcagggctgctgcattcCCTACACATGGTATGTAGGATCCTCTATTCAGCAGGGCTGTCTCCACAGAGATTCCTGTACTTGAGGACCATCACCTTGCTCATTTGGACTTTTTCTATGGCTTTACTTAACAACCCACTTCTCAGCCCTAGTTTCAGAGCCAACGTGATTGCAATAAAGGCAGCGAAGGCCACTTACTGAATGTGCAATGGTTTGAATGCTCCCAGGTTTCACTCATCTTAGGAGGATAGTGGAAGGATTCTGCTTCGTGCTGGGCACgcaagccccagccctgctctatGGGTGTGTATGTGTGCCCAGAGTGCCCTCTAATGGGTGCACCAGCCTCCAAGTagctgggctggcagccctGAGAGGCAGgtttctgcttcattttcttcAGGTCTGCTAGTGGTTTGCATTAAATGGGTTGATCCTCGTGAAGCAACATCGAAAGAGATTGAAATCAAAGCACTTCTTGCTAGCAGCTAATCCTCTCCCACCCCCTTGTTGCacctggaatgtgttcattttCTCAGGTCTGAAGGTATCACTTTGCATTTTTAATGTGTGTCACTTTCTGGTCTTTCTTTTAGAACATCTTGCACAGAATATTTCTAAGTCACACATGGAAACTTGCCAGTACTTGAGAGAGGAGTTACAGCAGATAACATGGCAGACGTTTCTGCAGGAAGAAATTGAGAACTATCAGAACAAGGTACAAAAGAACACCAAGCTGTGGCgtgctttttttaaagcaagatATTTTGCTTTTTCATTGCTTTCTCTTCACTATCAGGAATGTGTAactttttggtgtgttttcaaCAAAATAATACACTAGAATCACAAGCAACAAGATGGTTAGGCTATGCTTTGCATTTGTGATTTTTACAGGTATAAGAAAAGGTAGACACTTTAAGGAGAGAATCACTCTTTAGAAGACAGATAATTCCTAAAATCTATGTGTCTGTGATTGATAGGCATAACAAACTAGAGACATTTTTCCAGTCTTAAATGACACAACAAGAAGAAAATTTGAAGCCACCAAGTTTTGTAATTTGGTGTGGTTTGTTTTGAGGTTAAAAAACCAGAACTGTGTCATATTTCCAGCCTTCAATGCCTGGCTGCAATCCTGAATATTTCTGCAGTTGTCTCTCCATGTTACGGTTTCACTTACAGAagagcagcacagtgctgctgtccaacCAGTGGGTACTGTCTGCTTCAGTCCATGTCTGCATTTCCAACATGCCTCCCATCCACAAACTACCACCAAATGACTACTTATGGAAAACTGAATTGGAAAGCACTATAAATGCACACTGCTTTTTGAACATATTTTTCATTCCCATCAAAAAATATTTAACTAGCTAATTTCATTCTGAATTTTTGTCAACATAAGAAAAAATCACTACTTGCATGCCTTCTTTGTGTTGTTAACAATACAATCTTCTTTCCCACTGAAATAACCAGAGTCATCATACTTTGACACTTTTAGCTTATGAAATAAAAATGCTCCAACCTAGATCTCTTCTGACATCACTGAATAAATCTTACTTGTTAGCATTGTCATGCATCCACATGAGGCTTTGAGGTTAATTCCTCTTCCCTTATAAGCAAGACTAGCCAAGagtgctggagagaatccactCAATTTTTTAAACTCTGTTTTACTTCATGAAAATGGCCTTTCCAAACTTTGATGAGTAATTTTtcgctttttcttctctctaacAGCAAAGGGAGGTAATGTGGCAGTTATGCGCAATCAAAATAACAGAAGCTATACAGTACGTAGTGGAATTTGCCAAACGCATTGATGGCTTTATGGAACTGTGTCAAAACGATCAAATTGTGCTTTTAAAAGCAGGTATGTGGGTCAGTTTTAAGGTCTGCTTCTAATAGTTCTGACTGAGTTAGATGTTACCTGTATACAGTGACTGTACACGCAGACTGTGTATGTATGTTGTACAACAGTTACTTAGAATAATGCATGGGAAAACCTTACAGCTTCTCTTTGAAGTAATATACCTTCTTAGTTACTCTGGGTAGAAAAAGTTCAAATCTACATGGGAAACGTTCATGGTGAACAAAGGGAGCAATCAGTGTGTACAGATGGAAGAGTTGGAGTCACATTTTTATTTTGGCTTACTAATATTGAATAACTTGTTTCAAGGTTAAAACTCAGATTCTGTAAAAGATGTGGTAGAAGTAATGCAGTTTGCAAGCACTGGATGAAGCTGTCAAAGCTTTGTGAATATAAATCTCAGCTGCTTAGACATCAGAGACTTCAGTAATAAAAATCATTAGTTTTTATTAACATTAACTAAGGTGCTTTAGCAAAAACTTCTGAAAGGGTTACCACAGAAACCTACTTCCTTTCTATACCAATACTGAATGGAGAGCATAGAAAAGTTTTTAACCTTTGCAACTGAAGTCTCTACTTAGTCAAACACACATTATTTGTGTTTTAGGGTCTTTAGAGGTTGTGTTCATCAGAATGTGCCGTGCCTTTGACTCCCAGAACAACACAGTCTACTTTGATGGCAAGTATGCTAGCCCAGAGGTTTTCAAGTCCTTAGGTAAGGAAATACCAAGTTGTGTTTTAActacaaaaataaaaaagggttgggggggagggacacagcagctcctcaaaACTTAAGCTACAGTATTGAAGTAAAGTGCTAAAGTTCAAACTGCTTATTTTGTAAGCAGTCAGGCTGGCTCTGCTTGAGGCCAAGCTGACTTCAGGTGCTAAAACACCTTAATTCTATGCAGTGAAGGACTGTTGGTGTTGAAATTCAAGTCTTAGATTAGGGTAAAGCAGTTTGGACACACTTGTTAAGAACAAATGCCCAGATTCCATATCTAGTGTAATAGCTCATGTATTCTGTTGGAAAAGGCAGCAGATTTTAAGCTAATTTCGGCTATACTGACATTACTGCTTTGAAGATATTAATAATGTGTTATAATATGCAAAATCCAGTATTTGCAGGTAGAATGTTGTaagtatttttttaatcaaaccACACGTTATGATTTTGACTACTTTTGCTGTAGAGTTTTGCTGATTTTAATTTAAAAGGATGCATTTCACTGGGTATAGATTTGGGATATAAGCTGTTGTGGAGGACTGTAAAAATAAGGTAGCAGAGAATGCCATGTAATTACTGAAGtattctctgcctttctaaaATACCTCTAGAACATCTTGTTATCCAAGGGCAAACAGTTCAGAGAATGCAGTATCAAGTGTGGGTTCCAGTGAAACATAACCCATCTGTTGCCAACTACATCCAGAAAATTAGGCTGGGTTGGGACTGAGATCTGCATCAGAGGGCCCTCTTCCATCAGACTGAAGTCCCCTTCAAAATAGGGTTCTGCTTTTGCAAACTGTGTAACAGCATGTGTAACAGCAGCAGTAACCTGACTTATGCCTGCATGAACAACAGAATGGATGAGAAGTGGCAGAGTTCCTTTTCTGCCACTTTCCTTTCAGACCTGGTCTTCTCCCTTTGCTTCTGCATGTACCTTGTATGCCTCTCTTCTGTGCATTCGATACTTTCCAAGTGCATATGTCACACCTCCAGGCCAGTGACATGAGAAAGTTCCACTTGgaacagaaacaaagcaaaaccaatttTGACCTTGAAAATGGCTTCAGCTTTATCCATATTTACCCCAAAGGAACCACATGTGGAAAAGATAAAGTGTACAAAATCTTGAAAAGAGTGGCTGCCAGAGTGTGGGAGCTGGGCACTTGTCGGGATGGGGCAGTGAAGTTCAGGCACAATTGAAATCTCAGTACCATCATTCCACAGTCCTTAACATGAGAACTATTGACCTATGAAGTATTTAACATCTATTTTTCACCTCCATCAAAATAAATCAACAACTCTGTAGCTCTAAAGTAGTTTTAAATGTTGTGGCATGAGCTGTACCTTCTTTTTGACAGGTTGTGAAGACTTCATTAGTTTTGTGTTTGAGTTTGGAAAAAGTTTATGTTCTATGCACCTGACAGAAGACGagattgctttgttttctgcatTTGTTCTAATGTCAGCAGGTAAGAGAGAAAGTTTGCTCTAGCTTTATTTAGTAGAGGTACTCTTTATTTTAAAGTCTTTTTAATGATGATGTTAAGATTGTTGGACAGTGTGAAAGATCATCTGAATGTCTCCTCCTTGACCAAAATGTTTATTTAATAAAAACATAAAAATTGTTAATTTAGAAGTAAGTTTCTTAAGTTAGAAATTCTAAACttaagcctttgttttccaaaTTATTACCTAGTTGAGGAACTAGCTTCTTTGCAAAAGCCTAAAAGCACATGAGTGAGACTGTGTGAGTGAGCAGGTCAATCTAGGTGAGACAGGCAAAGGTAGACATTGAATTTATATAGACAGATTTAAATGTATGTGAACTTGCAGCTGTAGAAGAATTATCTAAAACACAACAGAATGTTTCCAGTGCCACTTCAGGTCTGTTAAGCAGGGCTACCATTTTAAGTGTGGTACAAAGAAAGTTTAGGTTTCTGACATCATCATGAAACTGGGTACACTGAGAATTATGGTGCCAGACATAAAAATCACCACAAGAATCAGCATGGATCTGCCATACCCACGACTAAAGCAGCTTGATAATCTCAAGTAGATatgcacagtactccaggttctAGGAAGGTCTGTTGGGTCAAGTGAAACAAGGTACCTGTGCAGAAAGTAATTTTGTCTGGCACAGCACCCAAAGAAATAAACTCCCTGCTTTTAGAATGTAGCATAATAGACTCAGGAGTGGTGGTAGAAGGGTCTATTGGCAACAGTGGGTTTAATGAAGCTATCATAAATACATTCTCATGCTGTTTGCCAGATCAGAAGCACGCTAGCCTTATGCGTTAGTATATAAGACACAGAATCTCATGGTTCTGCCACCACACAAAGGATGCAGCAGCTAATGCTACTTTTCTGCTCGGAAGTTAaggagctttttttttaatttcttttaaaaatagctGAATACTTTCTTCTGGTTTTTCTATAGACACTAGCAAGAAGATCCACTCCAAGTActtgttaattctgtgatctattcATTTCCCACTAAAAAGCTGCTATCtttgttttgcaaatgccatgcATTTTAGAGATTTTAACAAATTATTAATAAATCTTACTCAGATACACTGCATTCTTCTAATTAAGGGCTTTATAAAAGTAATTTTACATGCATACAAATACACTCTGCAATCCATCAGTTTTGAAACTCATTTTCTATATGAGGGTATATAAAAAGTGGAAGGAAGGCTGCAAATAAGATGAATCTGTAAGACTCAGTACTTCCTGGTGCACTGTGATTGATGTGTGCAGTACTAGAGGTGTTAACTCCGTTTATATTTAGATCGCTCATGGCTTCAGGAGAAAGTAAAAATTGAAAAACTCCAACAGAAGATCCAGCTAGCACTTCAGCACGTCCTACAGAAGAACCACCGAGAGGATGGAATTCTAACAAAGGTAAGACTGATACTCTGCTGGCACATGACTCTGAAAGTatgcttcctctctctccactgTCCATCTAAGAAAGGGAGTGATAGAGCAGTTTTGGTGGGCATTGTTCCACAGCCAAGGCCAAGCCACCACAACAGTATCCTAATTACACTGTAAGAGCTTTTGCACGGTTCATTTATTTATAAACCCAGAATTCTTTGTTCAAAATCCAAGTGTTTAGTAGTATCTATATACTAAAAGCTGAAAGAAGTGAAATCAGCAGACAAGGCCGATCAGGGCCTCAAAAGAGTGATTTTAATGCTGGACTTCACAAAAAGCCACAAAGGTTTTTATTGTAATTTTTCTTCACAATGTTTCTGCCATGCAGAAAACTATTTCAGTTTTGCAGTACACATGCCTTAACCCTCGTGAAATCTCTGCCTGCATAACAATTAAGTTGTTATAACATGTGATACCCAAACTGACCTTCTGTTTCAATCTTCTGTAAGTTCCACACACAGCCTATTTCTTAGCAGTTCTTCCAAACACTGATGCCtagggaaaataaaagagatAGTACATACTAAATACAAAGTATCTTTCAAAAATGTTAAAgtgatgtgaaaaaaaaaaatcatctgaagAACTGGGGAAGGATTGGCAATTCCTTACACACGCAGTTCCTTTTAGAACTTTACAGAACCACAATGCTTAGCTTCACTCTACAAAATTAATTACAATAAAAGCAGAGTGATCCACCTCAGGCTTTGCAGATTGTCCCCATTTCAAATCCTACCTCATTTAATTAGTTTCCCGGTGTACACTTTGGATACCTTTGTTGGATGAAAGTTTCCTTCATGTGCTTCGATACAAATATTTTAGCCAGTAAGTTCAGGAAGTATCTTAAGTGATATTTTTTAAGCATGTTATTTTTTTCTGGCCTGTTCCTTTTCACCTCATTTGGCATTAAATGAAAAAAGCCTCATGTGCTGTGTTGCTACTTCCCTCCGTAACACAGTAAGGGTTAAAAGTAGTCAGGACTGCCACCTTCTAAGAGAATGACTAAGGTGCATGAATGGAGATCCAGCCATGAAGTACTTACATATCGATCCAGTGTTTACTAGGCAAGTGAGAAAAGCTAAGTTTACATGTTCCTAATAATGTGAAGAACTGGGAGGCCTGATTCCATGTATGACCATATAACTTATGTTCATTTTTTCACAGTTAATATGCAAAGTGTCTACTTTAAGAGCACTGTGTGGACGACATACAGAAAAGCTTATGGCATTTAAAGCAATATACCCAGACATTGTACGACTTCATTTTCCTCCACTTTATAAGGAGTTGTTCACTTCAGAATTTGAGCCAGCGATGCAAATTGATGGGTAAACGTATCACCTAAGCACTTCTAGAATGTCCGAAGTACAAacattaaaacaaaagaaaggaggaaaaaaaaaaggaaaaaaaaaaaagaaaagaaaaaaaaaaagaaagaaaaccaagacACTTTATATGGCCCTGCACAGACCTAGGGAGCCAACACACTGCACATCTCTTGGTGGTCGGGGTCAGGCGAAGGATGGGAAACAATGAAACAAAGTTGAACTTGTTTTTCTCATGCATATGATTTCCATTATGCCTACAAATATGGACCCTTTTTCTGTCTCAACTTCTCAATCCTTGACCTCTGTTTACACAGACTGAGGGTACTAGTGTCAGAAGGTTGTTTTCTCTTGTAGTTCACTGCCCAGACTTTTGACAGAACAATCAATTTGTTGATCAGAACAGAGTTCACCTAGTAATCGGCGACTGGTGTGCATTGCAGAGATTCCAGCATCAGTTTGCACAACTTGCTCATTGTTTCATGAAGGACGATTTTTTCACCTACCACTGTTTGCCAGTAGACAGAACGGCATGAAAAGGGTCCATAGCAATAGCAACAATAGCATTATAATATATTACAGGGTAAATGGGCATGAAGACTATATATAACAAAAGAGATATTGTTTATATATTGTTTTAATTAATATAAAATGTAGTTACTGGTATAGCTTTTCTTGTTGAATTGATAAGGCACTTTCATTTTGCACCTTTTTCTTTAAATTAAATGCTAGTGTGTTCATTGTTGTGTTGCATGTGCACCAGAAATTCAAGTTTAACTGAAAAAGGTTTGGCAGGTACTGGTACATTGGGAGGTATTTATGCTGCTGTTTTCCATGTTACTTTTAAAGAGAGGCTGGTCATATCCTGAAATGGGTACAAATTTTTTTTAGAGTTGAAAATAATGACAGCTTTCTAAATAAAAATCGGCTTTTCAAGCTGTTAAATTCAAAGGTACTTTTATTTTCAGATCTTTCAAACCTGGATGTTTAAAACCTGGATGTTTAAAATTACAGGCCTAAATTAAAATTCAGGTGGACAAGTCAAAAGCCTCATTTTCAAAGGTGCTGTGTTTCCCTGGTGAAAGTAGGCAATTACAGATCAGTTACAAATGAATAACACAGCATTCTTGAAAATCAGGCTGTTAAATACAGTGTATTTCTGCCCACCCTAAACACAGGTTTGAAGGTGTTTACTCAAGTCTGTATCTACAGTGAAAGTATGTGTGTATGACACAAATGTGGAAGAGAGACTTCTATACATAATATGACATACTTTTTGTACTCCATATCGTAAACAATGTCTTCAAACTCCAAACTCTAGCCTGTCAAAATCCATGGAGGTTTATATTTGACTTTGAAAGATGAGACACTGACCCACGTTCTTTAAGCATCCAGCAGTTTAGTTTCAGGTAGCTGAACAGAGAAGTTCATTGTTCTTATTTAAAAAGAAGCACTTTATcagatgaggacagactaaCAAAGTAAAGGCACACTGTTGCTAGAAAGCACTGTTTTGTACTCTGTATAATGCCTGGAAATCTTAAATCTGCATTCTGAAATTGTGAATCCCATGTTGCGTAATCAATCAATAAGCCTAATCTTACTGTCTTTAATATTTTTAGTTACCATTCCTTTTAGGAAGAATACTCTCTCTTAGCAAATCTGACAAGTAAATTTAGTTCCAGAGGAAGCAGATTCACAATAAATAACATGACAAAATAaactgtggctgtttgagccaGGGGTGCATAATTGTTTTAGATGAGATGATGATGTCTTAACTGTGAATGCCTTGTAGGCCTGCACAAGAAGCACAGGAACTTTCAAAGAAGAATGAGACAGAATGTGCTTCACTGCTTTAATTTCTAAGAATAAACAATCTCTTATGTACATTACAGACATTGAGAAGTAGCAGAAGCGAACAGAAGCACACTAAAGCCTAATCATTTTATAAAGCAGAATCAGATCAGTGGATTATTATAAGAGGTTTATCCTATAATTTGAATGCGTTACCTTTGGGGCCAAACAGACATTTAGGAATTATACCCTTTAAAAATTTTAGTCTGCCATCTCTGTGGTTTGAAAAGAGGAGGAGATGAGTATTGTGTGTTTCCCCTTCGAAGCTGTATGTCCCACCTGCACCCCTGTGAGCACTGGGTCAGAGGAGTGAGAGGGCTTTTGTAAAAAGTCCATGGAGGCAACCTTTTACACCTCCATCTGGCCTGCTCCCCAAGCAGCTGCTCATAGCCTAGTACATgttctctccagcctcacttttCCTAGAACCATTGTTTACTTTATTGGAGTATCTGGCATGATATGGTACTTTCATTCTAATGTGTGTTCTTCTTTTTAAAGCAATCCTTTTAACTAACAAATGTTTTCTGAATGTGACCAGCCTTAGGTGCTAGTCCTGTAAAGATCAACTAAACTTAATTTCAGTGTCAACTAATTCATAATGAAGT
Coding sequences:
- the RORA gene encoding nuclear receptor ROR-alpha isoform X2, which codes for MMCFVLAAMKAQIEIIPCKICGDKSSGIHYGVITCEGCKGFFRRSQQSNATYSCPRQKNCLIDRTSRNRCQHCRLQKCLAVGMSRDAVKFGRMSKKQRDSLYAEVQKHRMQQQQRDHQQQPGEAEPLTPTYNITTNGLTELHDDLSNYIDGHTPEGSKADSAVSSFYLDIQPSPDQSGLDINGIKPEPICDYTPASGFFPYCSFTNGETSPTVSMAELEHLAQNISKSHMETCQYLREELQQITWQTFLQEEIENYQNKQREVMWQLCAIKITEAIQYVVEFAKRIDGFMELCQNDQIVLLKAGSLEVVFIRMCRAFDSQNNTVYFDGKYASPEVFKSLGCEDFISFVFEFGKSLCSMHLTEDEIALFSAFVLMSADRSWLQEKVKIEKLQQKIQLALQHVLQKNHREDGILTKLICKVSTLRALCGRHTEKLMAFKAIYPDIVRLHFPPLYKELFTSEFEPAMQIDG
- the RORA gene encoding nuclear receptor ROR-alpha isoform X3, with protein sequence MESAPAAPDPAASEPGSSVSEAAAGARDTPVNLEPARKSDAPAPVRRQSYSSSSSRGISVTKKTHTSQIEIIPCKICGDKSSGIHYGVITCEGCKGFFRRSQQSNATYSCPRQKNCLIDRTSRNRCQHCRLQKCLAVGMSRDAVKFGRMSKKQRDSLYAEVQKHRMQQQQRDHQQQPGEAEPLTPTYNITTNGLTELHDDLSNYIDGHTPEEHLAQNISKSHMETCQYLREELQQITWQTFLQEEIENYQNKQREVMWQLCAIKITEAIQYVVEFAKRIDGFMELCQNDQIVLLKAGSLEVVFIRMCRAFDSQNNTVYFDGKYASPEVFKSLGCEDFISFVFEFGKSLCSMHLTEDEIALFSAFVLMSADRSWLQEKVKIEKLQQKIQLALQHVLQKNHREDGILTKLICKVSTLRALCGRHTEKLMAFKAIYPDIVRLHFPPLYKELFTSEFEPAMQIDG